The following are encoded in a window of Ranitomeya variabilis isolate aRanVar5 chromosome 6, aRanVar5.hap1, whole genome shotgun sequence genomic DNA:
- the TMEM68 gene encoding DGAT1/2-independent enzyme synthesizing storage lipids, producing the protein MQILPDYSPCSAVRCTREWRIGHLDGERTPLRLPVGALGSALRMLAQDGSCDMGPSPAYLSCLMESLLDWLELDNLEDYLNYLAYLMWVFTPLIIVFILPFIIVIFLYLSILFLHVYKRKNELKEAYSNSIWDGARKTLATLWDGHAAIWHGYEICGLEKIPENGPALIVYYHGALPVDYYYFVAKVILLKGRTCHSVGDHFLFKVPGFKPLLEVFSVIHGPQEECVRALKDGHLLAISPGGVREALFSDESYILMWGNRTGFAQVAIDAQVCIIPMFTQNVREGFRSLGCLRIFRWLYETYKIPFVPVYGGFPVKFRTYLGDPIQYDPNITANELAEKTKCALQSLIDRHQKIPGNIFRALLERFHRRAKEE; encoded by the exons ATGCAAATACTCCCTGACTATTCTCCATGTTCTGCTGTAAGGTGCACCCGTGAATGGCGCATTGGTCATTTG GATGGAGAACGGACGCCTCTGAGATTACCTGTCGGTGCCTTAGGCTCAGCATTGAGGATGCTCGCTCAGGACGGCTCATGTGACATGGGCCCATCGCCCGCCTATCTGTCCTGCCTCATGGAGAGCCTTCTGGACTGGCTAGAGCTGGACAATTTGGAGGATTATCTAAATTACCTAGCCTACCTGATGTGGGTCTTCACACCACTAATCATAGTATTCATTCTGCCCTTCATTATTGTCATTTTTCTCTACCTGTCCATCCTTTTCCTCCACGTGTACAAGCGCAAAAACGAACTGAAAGAAGCATATTCCAACAGTATATGGGATGGTGCTCGGAAAACATTGGCAACACTTTGGGATGGGCATGCTGCAATATGGCATG GCTATGAAATTTGCGGCTTGGAAAAAATCCCTGAGAACGGACCTGCGCTAATTGTGTACTATCATGGAGCGCTCCCTGTAGACTACTATTATTTTGTAGCAAAGGTCATTCTCCTGAAAGGGAGGACTTGTCACTCGGTGGGGGACCACTTTCTTTTTAAAGTACCAG GATTCAAACCATTGCTGGAAGTGTTCAGTGTAATCCATGGACCCCAGGAAGAGTGTGTGAGGGCTCTGAAGGACGGCCATCTTCTGGCAATCTCTCCAGGAGGGGTGCGggaagcattgtttagtgatgaatcCTATATCCTCATGTGGGGGAATCGCACAGGTTTCGCACAAGTAGCAATTGACGCTCAAGTG TGCATCATCCCAATGTTCACACAGAACGTCCGGGAAGGATTCCGTTCTCTTGGCTGCTTAA GGATCTTTAGGTGGTTGTATGAGACGTATAAGATACCATTCGTTCCTGTGTATGGTGGATTCCCAGTGAAATTTCGCACTTACCTTGGTGATCCTATCCAGTATGATCCAAATATTACTGCAAATGAGTTGGCAGAGAAG ACAAAATGTGCCCTTCAGTCACTGATAGATCGGCACCAGAAAATTCCTGGGAATATTTTCCGAGCCCTATTGGAGAGATTTCACCGGCGAGCTAAAGAAGAATAA